One window from the genome of Pedobacter schmidteae encodes:
- the rplN gene encoding 50S ribosomal protein L14: protein MVQQESRLNVADNSGAKEVLVIRVLGGTGKRYASIGDKIVVTVKSALPSGNIKKGTVSKAVVVRTKKEIRRKDGSYIRFDDNAAVLLNAQDEPRGTRIFGPVARELREKQFMKIVSLAPEVL from the coding sequence ATGGTACAACAGGAATCAAGATTAAACGTAGCCGATAATAGCGGCGCAAAAGAAGTATTGGTTATCCGTGTACTTGGTGGTACTGGAAAGAGATATGCTTCTATTGGTGACAAAATCGTTGTTACCGTTAAAAGTGCATTACCTTCTGGAAACATCAAGAAAGGAACAGTTTCTAAAGCAGTTGTTGTAAGAACTAAGAAAGAGATTAGACGTAAAGATGGTTCTTACATCCGTTTCGACGACAATGCAGCAGTATTATTAAATGCACAAGATGAGCCACGCGGTACACGTATTTTTGGCCCGGTAGCAAGAGAACTGCGTGAAAAACAATTCATGAAAATTGTATCATTAGCACCGGAGGTATTATAA
- the secY gene encoding preprotein translocase subunit SecY, with translation MKKLFTTLSNIWKIQELKERILYTLMILLVYRFVSHAVLPGVDATLLGDNTKSGILGLLDMFAGGSFSRVSILALGVMPYISASIVVQLLGIAVPSFQKMQKEGESGRKKLNQITRYLTVAITAVQAIGYVKTQVPAEAIIIDHTLFFVLATFVLSAGTLFVMWLGEKITDKGIGNGISLIIMVGIIARLPIALYQEVSSRVVGEGGGAIALVLEIVALFAVVMFTIMIVQGVRKVPVQYAKRIVGNRQFGGVRQYIPLKVNAAGVMPIIFAQALMFIPATLTGFFPSLQNTWLIQFSDYTSLAYSLTFAFLIIAFTFFYTAITVNPTQMSDDMKKNGGFIPGIKPGLSTSSFIDDVISKITFPGAIFLAIIAILPSIAVKFGIKSEFAHFYGGTSLLILVGVVLDTLQQIESYLLMRHYDGLMKTGRVTGRTGIPAASGSNAVI, from the coding sequence ATGAAGAAGCTGTTTACTACTTTAAGTAATATTTGGAAAATTCAAGAATTGAAAGAGCGTATATTATATACGCTCATGATTCTTTTAGTTTATAGGTTTGTATCACACGCGGTTTTACCAGGTGTGGACGCAACACTTTTAGGCGATAATACAAAGTCAGGCATTTTAGGTCTGTTGGATATGTTTGCGGGGGGATCATTCTCGCGGGTATCTATATTGGCCTTGGGTGTTATGCCTTATATTTCTGCCTCTATTGTAGTTCAGCTATTAGGTATTGCCGTTCCTTCTTTTCAAAAGATGCAGAAGGAGGGTGAAAGCGGAAGAAAGAAACTTAATCAGATTACACGTTATTTAACTGTAGCTATAACGGCTGTTCAGGCCATTGGCTATGTTAAAACACAGGTTCCTGCTGAGGCTATTATCATAGACCATACTTTGTTTTTTGTATTGGCAACTTTTGTTTTATCAGCGGGTACATTATTTGTAATGTGGCTTGGTGAGAAGATTACAGATAAAGGTATTGGTAACGGTATTTCACTGATCATTATGGTTGGTATCATAGCCCGTTTACCTATTGCTTTATATCAGGAAGTAAGCTCAAGAGTTGTTGGCGAAGGTGGTGGAGCAATCGCGCTTGTATTAGAAATTGTAGCCTTATTTGCAGTGGTGATGTTTACCATCATGATTGTTCAAGGGGTAAGAAAAGTTCCTGTACAATATGCAAAACGCATTGTTGGTAACAGACAATTTGGAGGAGTAAGACAATATATTCCTTTAAAAGTGAATGCTGCCGGTGTAATGCCGATCATTTTTGCCCAGGCTTTGATGTTTATCCCAGCGACCTTAACAGGTTTCTTCCCTTCGTTACAAAATACCTGGTTGATTCAATTCAGTGATTATACTTCATTGGCTTATAGTTTGACATTTGCATTTTTGATTATTGCATTTACATTCTTCTATACGGCGATAACAGTAAATCCAACCCAGATGTCTGATGATATGAAGAAGAATGGAGGATTTATTCCGGGTATTAAGCCGGGATTGTCAACCTCATCGTTTATTGATGATGTGATTTCTAAAATCACGTTTCCAGGAGCAATTTTCTTAGCTATTATAGCAATTCTTCCTTCTATTGCAGTGAAATTTGGAATTAAATCAGAGTTCGCTCACTTTTATGGCGGTACATCATTGTTAATTTTAGTTGGTGTTGTTTTAGATACATTACAGCAAATTGAGAGTTATTTGTTGATGCGTCATTATGATGGATTGATGAAGACTGGTAGAGTTACAGGTCGTACGGGGATTCCTGCTGCGAGCGGTAGTAATGCTGTGATTTAA
- the rpsE gene encoding 30S ribosomal protein S5, with amino-acid sequence MSTINIKRVKTSEIELKDRLVSIQRVAKVTKGGRTFSFSAIVVVGDENGIVGYGLGKAKEVTEAIAKGVDDAKKNLVKVPLLNGTVPHEQIGKFSGGFVLIKPAAVGTGVIAGGAMRAVLESAGVHNVLAKSKGSSNPHNVVKATVDALTKMRDAYTVAQQRGVDLNKVFNG; translated from the coding sequence ATGTCAACTATCAATATAAAAAGAGTTAAGACTAGCGAGATCGAATTAAAAGATCGTTTAGTTAGCATACAACGTGTTGCCAAAGTAACTAAAGGTGGTCGTACGTTCAGCTTCTCAGCCATCGTGGTTGTTGGAGATGAAAACGGAATCGTTGGTTACGGATTAGGTAAAGCGAAAGAGGTAACAGAAGCAATTGCTAAAGGCGTTGATGACGCAAAAAAGAATTTGGTAAAAGTTCCTCTATTAAACGGTACTGTTCCTCATGAGCAAATCGGTAAATTCTCAGGTGGTTTTGTGTTAATCAAGCCAGCTGCAGTAGGTACGGGTGTAATTGCAGGTGGTGCGATGCGTGCTGTATTAGAGAGTGCTGGTGTACATAACGTACTGGCAAAGTCTAAAGGTTCATCAAATCCTCACAACGTGGTAAAAGCAACTGTAGATGCTTTAACTAAAATGCGTGATGCTTACACAGTTGCACAGCAACGTGGTGTTGATTTAAATAAAGTTTTTAACGGATAA
- the rplE gene encoding 50S ribosomal protein L5 translates to MAYVPRLKSKYKEEIVTALKDKFNYKSVMQVPKLEKISINQGVGRFSVTDKKIMDSSILEMTTIAGQQAVGAKSKKDISNFKLRKGMPVGVRVTLRDNNMYEFLDRLISVALPRIRDFKGINDKGFDGKGNYTLGVTEQIIFPEINIDKINKILGMDITFVTSATTDVEALELLKQFGLPFKNQKTEQ, encoded by the coding sequence ATGGCTTACGTACCAAGATTAAAAAGTAAATATAAAGAGGAAATTGTAACTGCACTTAAAGATAAGTTCAATTACAAAAGCGTTATGCAGGTTCCTAAGTTGGAGAAAATCTCTATCAACCAAGGGGTTGGTCGTTTCTCTGTAACTGACAAAAAGATTATGGACAGCTCTATTTTAGAGATGACTACAATCGCTGGTCAGCAAGCAGTTGGAGCGAAATCTAAAAAAGATATATCAAACTTTAAATTGCGTAAAGGTATGCCGGTAGGTGTACGTGTAACTTTACGTGACAATAACATGTATGAGTTTTTAGATCGTTTAATTTCCGTAGCTTTGCCACGTATCCGTGATTTCAAAGGTATTAACGATAAAGGTTTTGATGGAAAAGGAAATTACACTTTAGGTGTGACTGAGCAGATCATCTTCCCTGAGATCAACATCGATAAAATCAATAAGATTTTGGGTATGGATATTACCTTTGTAACCTCTGCTACTACTGATGTTGAAGCATTGGAACTTTTAAAGCAATTTGGATTACCATTTAAAAACCAAAAAACAGAGCAATAA
- the rplO gene encoding 50S ribosomal protein L15, which yields MNLSNLKPAAGSTKNSKRIGRGTGSGRGGTSTRGHKGAGSRSGHSTKIGFEGGQMPLQRRVPKVGFKPINRVEYVGVNLDVLQGLAEKFNLTSIDFAILQQHGLASKNDLVKILGRGEVKSKIEVKAHAFSATAQKAIEAVGGSIEKL from the coding sequence ATGAACTTAAGTAATTTAAAACCTGCAGCAGGTTCAACTAAAAACAGTAAGAGAATTGGTCGTGGTACCGGTTCTGGTCGTGGCGGTACTTCCACTCGTGGACATAAAGGTGCAGGATCACGTTCTGGACATTCGACTAAGATCGGATTTGAAGGTGGTCAGATGCCATTACAGCGCCGTGTGCCTAAAGTAGGTTTCAAACCTATTAACCGTGTTGAATACGTAGGTGTAAACTTAGACGTATTACAAGGTCTGGCCGAGAAATTTAATTTAACAAGCATAGATTTTGCTATCTTGCAACAGCATGGTTTAGCATCTAAAAACGACTTAGTTAAAATTTTAGGTCGTGGTGAAGTTAAATCTAAGATAGAAGTTAAAGCACATGCTTTTTCTGCAACCGCACAAAAAGCTATTGAGGCTGTTGGAGGCTCAATCGAAAAATTGTAA
- the infA gene encoding translation initiation factor IF-1 codes for MAKQASIEQDGVIREALSNAMFRVELENGHEIIAHISGKMRMHYIKILPGDKVKLEMSPYDLSKGRITYRYK; via the coding sequence ATGGCTAAACAAGCCTCAATTGAACAAGACGGTGTAATAAGAGAAGCATTATCAAATGCAATGTTCCGGGTTGAACTGGAAAATGGTCATGAGATAATTGCTCATATTTCTGGAAAAATGAGGATGCATTACATCAAAATTTTGCCAGGAGACAAAGTTAAATTAGAGATGTCGCCTTATGATTTATCAAAGGGCAGGATTACTTATAGATATAAATAA
- the rpsS gene encoding 30S ribosomal protein S19: MARSIKKGPYIDHNVEKKVVSMNDSGKKSVIKTWSRRSMISPDFVGHTFAVHNGNKFIPVYVTENMVGHKLGEFAPTRTFRGHSEKKK, translated from the coding sequence ATGGCTCGTTCGATTAAAAAAGGACCTTATATTGACCATAACGTAGAGAAGAAAGTAGTCTCTATGAATGATTCAGGCAAAAAGTCTGTCATTAAAACTTGGTCTCGCAGATCAATGATCTCACCAGATTTTGTGGGTCATACATTTGCAGTACACAACGGTAACAAATTTATACCGGTATACGTAACAGAAAACATGGTTGGTCACAAGCTGGGAGAGTTTGCTCCAACCAGAACATTTAGGGGTCACTCTGAAAAGAAAAAATAA
- the rplR gene encoding 50S ribosomal protein L18, producing MAGKKLSRRDRIKKGIRKKLAGSESRPRLSVYRSNKGIYAQIINDVTGNTIVSASSLSKDFSGTGNKSEQSVAVGKLVAEKAIAAGIKQVVFDRNGYLYHGRVKSLAEGAREAGLEF from the coding sequence ATGGCAGGGAAAAAATTATCTCGTAGAGATCGTATAAAAAAAGGCATCAGAAAAAAATTAGCAGGTTCTGAAAGCCGTCCACGTTTATCGGTTTATAGAAGCAATAAAGGGATTTATGCTCAAATTATTAACGACGTAACCGGTAATACAATTGTATCAGCTTCATCTTTATCTAAAGATTTTTCAGGTACAGGCAATAAATCTGAGCAATCAGTAGCTGTAGGTAAATTAGTAGCTGAAAAAGCAATCGCGGCAGGTATTAAACAAGTAGTTTTCGATAGAAATGGCTATTTGTATCATGGTCGCGTTAAATCGTTGGCAGAAGGTGCCCGCGAAGCTGGTTTAGAATTTTAA
- the rplF gene encoding 50S ribosomal protein L6 — MSRVGKAPINVPAGVTVTVSKDNVVTVKGPKGELTQAVDSDITVSQEDGVLTVQRPSEQKRHKALHGLYRALINNMVVGVTEGYKVEQELVGVGYRATNQGNTLDLVLGYSHHYVFQLPEEIKVTTTSEKGQTPKIILESIDKQLIGQVAAKIRSLRAPEPYKGKGIKFVGEVLRRKAGKSASKK, encoded by the coding sequence ATGTCAAGAGTAGGAAAAGCCCCAATTAATGTACCTGCAGGTGTTACTGTTACTGTATCTAAGGATAATGTTGTAACTGTTAAAGGACCTAAAGGAGAATTAACTCAAGCAGTAGATTCAGATATCACTGTTAGTCAGGAAGACGGCGTATTAACCGTACAACGTCCATCAGAACAAAAAAGACACAAAGCATTACACGGCTTATACCGTGCTTTGATCAATAATATGGTTGTTGGTGTAACAGAAGGTTATAAAGTTGAACAAGAATTAGTAGGTGTGGGTTACCGCGCTACTAACCAGGGAAATACTTTGGATCTTGTTTTAGGTTATTCTCACCACTATGTTTTCCAATTACCGGAAGAAATTAAGGTGACTACAACCTCGGAAAAAGGTCAGACTCCTAAAATCATTTTAGAAAGTATTGACAAACAATTGATAGGACAAGTAGCAGCGAAAATCCGTTCGTTACGTGCACCAGAACCATACAAAGGTAAAGGTATCAAGTTTGTTGGAGAAGTGTTAAGAAGAAAAGCAGGTAAATCAGCTTCTAAAAAATAA
- the rplV gene encoding 50S ribosomal protein L22, translating to MEAVAKLNNCPTSPRKMRLVVDLIRGERVEKALHILKFTNKDAAVRVEKLLLSAIKNWETKNEGSRPEESQLYVKTIMVGGGRQLKRLRPAPQGRGYRIRKRSNHVTLVVDSKNVETQTN from the coding sequence ATGGAAGCAGTAGCGAAATTAAACAATTGTCCAACCTCACCACGTAAAATGCGTTTGGTTGTAGATCTTATCAGAGGTGAGCGTGTTGAGAAAGCTTTACATATTTTAAAGTTTACCAATAAAGATGCGGCAGTAAGAGTTGAGAAACTATTATTATCAGCTATCAAAAACTGGGAGACGAAAAATGAAGGTTCTCGCCCTGAAGAAAGCCAGTTATACGTGAAAACGATAATGGTAGGCGGTGGTCGTCAGTTAAAAAGATTAAGACCAGCTCCTCAAGGACGTGGTTACAGAATACGTAAGCGTTCAAACCATGTAACTTTGGTAGTAGATAGTAAAAACGTTGAAACTCAAACTAATTAA
- the map gene encoding type I methionyl aminopeptidase: MSKIYYKSAEEIELIRESSLLVSKTLAEVAKVIGPGLTTKQLNDLAETFIRDNGAIPAFLNYNGFPYSLCISPNEQVVHGFPGDYVIKEGDLISVDCGVIKNDFFGDSAYTFSIGEISAEQKKLVEVTQECLKLAIEKAVVGSRIGDVGYAVQAYAESNGFGVVRELVGHGVGVKLHEKPEVPNYGKRGTGMKLEEGMVIAIEPMINAGTAGVKFWSDGWTVTSKDNKPSAHFEHTVAVKRGNADVLSTFSYIEEVLNKKK; this comes from the coding sequence ATGTCTAAGATCTATTATAAGTCAGCAGAAGAGATAGAACTGATCAGGGAGAGCTCTCTGTTAGTGTCGAAGACTTTAGCAGAAGTGGCTAAAGTTATCGGACCTGGGTTAACCACAAAGCAGTTGAATGATCTGGCTGAAACTTTTATAAGAGATAATGGGGCTATCCCGGCTTTTTTAAACTACAACGGGTTTCCTTATTCCTTGTGTATTTCACCTAATGAGCAGGTTGTTCATGGATTCCCTGGTGATTATGTGATTAAAGAAGGAGATTTGATTTCTGTTGATTGTGGTGTCATAAAAAATGATTTTTTCGGTGATTCAGCTTATACTTTTTCAATAGGAGAGATTAGCGCAGAACAGAAGAAACTGGTAGAAGTCACACAAGAATGTCTGAAGCTTGCAATAGAAAAAGCTGTTGTTGGTTCAAGAATAGGTGATGTGGGCTATGCTGTTCAAGCTTATGCGGAATCGAATGGATTCGGAGTGGTGAGAGAATTGGTAGGGCATGGTGTTGGGGTGAAACTGCATGAAAAGCCCGAGGTGCCGAATTATGGTAAAAGGGGGACGGGGATGAAGCTTGAGGAAGGAATGGTGATCGCTATTGAACCAATGATCAATGCGGGAACTGCCGGTGTTAAATTTTGGTCTGATGGTTGGACTGTTACCAGCAAGGATAACAAGCCATCAGCTCATTTTGAACATACTGTGGCAGTAAAGAGAGGGAATGCAGATGTTTTGTCAACCTTTTCATACATTGAAGAAGTTTTAAATAAAAAAAAGTAA
- the rpsH gene encoding 30S ribosomal protein S8, translated as MNTDPIADYLTRVRNAIKANHRIVEIPASNLKKEITKVLFDKGYIANYKFEDTTTQGIIKIALKYNAITKIPAIRTLTRISKPGLRQYAGVENMPRVLNGLGIAILSTSKGVMTDKEAAKLNIGGEVLCHVY; from the coding sequence ATGAATACAGATCCAATAGCAGATTATCTTACAAGGGTAAGAAATGCCATCAAGGCAAATCACAGAATTGTAGAGATTCCTGCATCAAACCTGAAAAAGGAAATCACTAAAGTACTTTTTGACAAAGGTTACATTGCTAACTACAAATTTGAGGATACTACAACTCAGGGTATTATTAAAATAGCGTTAAAATACAATGCTATCACTAAAATCCCTGCAATCCGCACGTTAACACGTATTAGCAAACCAGGTTTAAGGCAATATGCCGGCGTAGAGAATATGCCAAGAGTATTAAATGGTTTAGGTATCGCAATTTTATCTACATCTAAGGGTGTTATGACTGATAAAGAAGCTGCGAAACTAAACATTGGTGGCGAAGTTTTGTGTCACGTTTATTAA
- the rpsN gene encoding 30S ribosomal protein S14 — translation MAKEGVKAREIKRQRLVAKYAEKRAELKAAGDYEGLDKLPKNSSAVRLHNRCKLTGRPRGYMRTFGISRVLFRDMALAGKIPGVRKASW, via the coding sequence ATGGCAAAAGAAGGTGTAAAAGCTCGCGAAATTAAGCGCCAAAGATTGGTTGCTAAGTATGCTGAGAAACGTGCAGAACTTAAAGCTGCAGGTGATTACGAAGGATTAGATAAGTTACCAAAAAACTCATCGGCTGTACGTTTGCACAACCGTTGCAAGTTAACAGGTCGTCCTCGTGGATATATGCGTACTTTCGGTATATCAAGGGTATTGTTCCGCGATATGGCTTTAGCAGGAAAGATTCCTGGAGTAAGAAAAGCAAGCTGGTAA
- the rplP gene encoding 50S ribosomal protein L16 → MLQPKRTKFRKMQKGRMKGLATRGAELSFGSFGIKSLESTWITSRQIEAARIAVTRFMKREGQVWIRIFPDKPVTKKPAEVRMGKGKGAPEYWVAVVRPGRIIFEAEGVPLEVAKEAMRLAAQKLPIQTKFVVRRDYVEA, encoded by the coding sequence ATGTTACAGCCAAAAAGAACGAAGTTCAGAAAGATGCAAAAGGGCAGAATGAAAGGTTTAGCAACTCGTGGTGCTGAATTGTCATTCGGATCTTTCGGGATCAAATCTCTAGAGTCGACCTGGATTACCAGTCGCCAGATAGAGGCCGCCCGTATCGCCGTAACTCGTTTCATGAAACGTGAAGGCCAGGTATGGATTAGAATATTCCCGGACAAACCGGTAACTAAAAAACCAGCTGAGGTACGTATGGGTAAAGGTAAAGGTGCTCCTGAATACTGGGTAGCCGTAGTTAGACCTGGACGCATCATTTTCGAAGCAGAAGGAGTTCCTTTAGAAGTTGCTAAAGAAGCTATGCGTTTAGCCGCTCAGAAATTACCGATCCAAACAAAATTTGTAGTACGTAGAGATTACGTAGAAGCATAA
- the rpsQ gene encoding 30S ribosomal protein S17: MERQLRKTRTGLVVSNKMDKSIVVAVERKVKHPIYGKFVKKTTKFMAHDEKNDCGIGDTVLIMETRPLSKNKNWRLVEILERAK, translated from the coding sequence ATGGAAAGACAATTAAGAAAAACAAGAACCGGGTTGGTGGTAAGCAACAAGATGGATAAGTCTATTGTTGTAGCGGTAGAACGTAAAGTGAAACACCCGATCTATGGTAAGTTTGTTAAGAAAACTACCAAATTTATGGCTCATGACGAGAAAAACGATTGCGGTATTGGTGATACAGTACTGATCATGGAGACTCGTCCGCTGAGTAAAAACAAGAACTGGAGATTAGTGGAAATTTTAGAAAGGGCTAAATAA
- the rpmD gene encoding 50S ribosomal protein L30 — protein MAKIKITQVKSIIDRSERQKRTMQALGLTKMNQSVEVEATAAIIGMVRKVNHLIAIESI, from the coding sequence ATGGCTAAGATCAAAATAACCCAGGTAAAAAGCATTATCGACAGAAGCGAACGCCAAAAAAGAACAATGCAGGCTTTAGGTTTAACTAAAATGAACCAAAGCGTAGAAGTTGAAGCCACTGCTGCCATCATCGGAATGGTTAGAAAAGTGAATCACTTAATTGCAATAGAGAGCATATAA
- the rpsC gene encoding 30S ribosomal protein S3, which translates to MGQKAHPIGNRLGIIKGWDSNWFGGNNYADKLVEDEKIRKYLSARIAKGGVAKVVIERTLKRITVTIHTARPGIVIGKAGQEVDKIKEELKKLTKKEIQINIFEIKRPELDAQLVAEGVAKQLEARISFRRAMKSTIASTMRMGAEGIKIMTSGRLGGAEMARSEQYKEGRIPLHTFRADIDYALAEALTTYGKIGVKVWICKGEVYGKRDLSPNIGATSNAPGKGGRPEGAFGGRDRDNRGGGDRRNDNRGGNRGGRGPGQGGPGAGRDNRGGNSQNRGPRK; encoded by the coding sequence ATGGGACAAAAAGCACATCCAATAGGTAACAGGTTAGGAATCATCAAAGGTTGGGATTCTAACTGGTTCGGTGGCAACAACTATGCTGATAAATTAGTTGAGGACGAAAAAATAAGAAAATACCTTTCTGCACGTATCGCAAAAGGCGGTGTAGCTAAAGTGGTTATCGAGCGTACGTTAAAACGTATTACGGTAACAATTCACACAGCTCGTCCGGGTATTGTGATTGGTAAAGCAGGTCAGGAAGTTGACAAAATCAAAGAAGAGTTGAAGAAATTGACTAAAAAGGAAATTCAAATCAACATTTTTGAGATTAAACGCCCTGAACTTGATGCACAATTAGTAGCAGAAGGTGTTGCAAAACAATTAGAAGCAAGGATCTCATTCCGTAGAGCAATGAAATCTACAATCGCATCAACTATGCGTATGGGTGCTGAAGGTATCAAAATTATGACCTCTGGTCGTTTAGGTGGTGCTGAGATGGCTCGTAGCGAACAGTATAAAGAAGGAAGAATTCCTTTGCATACTTTCCGTGCAGACATTGACTATGCATTGGCAGAGGCTTTGACTACTTATGGTAAAATAGGTGTTAAAGTATGGATCTGTAAAGGTGAAGTTTACGGTAAACGTGACCTTTCTCCAAACATCGGCGCAACGAGCAATGCTCCAGGCAAAGGTGGCAGACCAGAAGGTGCTTTTGGTGGCAGAGACAGAGATAACCGTGGCGGTGGCGACAGAAGAAACGATAACCGTGGTGGTAATCGTGGCGGAAGAGGCCCTGGTCAAGGCGGTCCTGGTGCAGGAAGAGATAATAGAGGTGGAAATTCTCAAAACAGAGGTCCTCGTAAATAA
- the ykgO gene encoding type B 50S ribosomal protein L36, giving the protein MKVRSSIKKRSADCKVIRRKGKLFVINKKNPKFKQRQG; this is encoded by the coding sequence ATGAAAGTTAGGTCATCAATTAAAAAACGTAGTGCGGATTGTAAGGTTATTCGTCGTAAAGGTAAACTTTTCGTTATCAACAAGAAGAACCCTAAATTTAAGCAACGTCAAGGATAA
- the rplB gene encoding 50S ribosomal protein L2, whose translation MGLRKFKPVTPGTRFRVGASFTEITATKPEKSLVVSSKKSGGRNNTGKMTMRYIGGGHKKSYRLIDFKREKFDIPATVATVEYDPNRTARIALLHYADGEKRYIIAPEGLQVGQKVVSGDTATPEVGNTLKLSNIPLGSIIHNVEIHPGRGAQLARSAGAYAQLAARDGKYATLKMPSGEVRSILVTCLATIGAVSNSDHANEVLGKAGRSRWLGRRPRTRPVAMNPVDHPMGGGEGRSSGGQPRSRNGVYAKGYKTRQLKKYSNRFIIEKRKK comes from the coding sequence ATGGGCTTAAGAAAATTTAAACCAGTTACTCCGGGAACCCGCTTTAGAGTAGGTGCCAGTTTTACGGAGATTACAGCAACCAAGCCCGAAAAATCATTGGTTGTATCTTCTAAGAAATCGGGAGGACGTAACAATACAGGAAAGATGACTATGCGCTATATCGGTGGTGGTCACAAAAAGTCTTATCGTTTAATTGATTTTAAACGTGAGAAATTTGATATTCCTGCAACAGTAGCTACTGTTGAGTACGATCCAAACCGTACCGCGCGTATTGCATTGTTACATTATGCAGATGGCGAGAAGCGTTATATTATTGCACCGGAAGGATTGCAAGTTGGGCAAAAAGTAGTGTCGGGCGATACTGCAACTCCAGAAGTGGGAAATACATTGAAATTGAGCAATATTCCTTTGGGATCTATTATTCACAACGTGGAGATTCATCCAGGTCGTGGTGCTCAGTTGGCGCGTAGCGCTGGTGCTTACGCACAGTTGGCTGCTCGTGATGGTAAATATGCAACATTGAAAATGCCTTCAGGTGAAGTAAGATCAATCTTAGTTACTTGTTTAGCAACAATCGGAGCTGTTTCCAATTCAGATCATGCAAATGAGGTGTTAGGTAAAGCTGGTCGTAGCCGTTGGTTAGGCCGTCGTCCGAGAACACGTCCGGTAGCGATGAACCCGGTAGATCACCCTATGGGTGGTGGTGAGGGTCGCTCATCAGGAGGTCAGCCTCGGTCAAGGAACGGTGTTTATGCTAAAGGATATAAAACCCGTCAACTTAAAAAATACTCAAATCGTTTCATCATAGAGAAAAGGAAGAAATAA
- the rpmC gene encoding 50S ribosomal protein L29 → MKNSEITGLSQEELVARIAEETENLVKLKFAHTISAIENPSRISKVRRNIARLNTEVTKRKAQSATETK, encoded by the coding sequence ATGAAGAACTCAGAAATTACAGGGCTTTCACAAGAAGAGCTAGTAGCCAGGATTGCAGAAGAGACAGAAAACTTAGTAAAGTTAAAGTTTGCGCATACAATTTCGGCTATAGAGAACCCAAGCCGCATTAGCAAGGTTAGGAGAAATATTGCCCGATTAAATACTGAAGTGACTAAGCGTAAAGCTCAGTCTGCTACTGAAACTAAATAA
- the rplX gene encoding 50S ribosomal protein L24, whose amino-acid sequence MKNKVTTPKVKIRKGDLVKVIAGDSKGQQGTVLSVLISKSRVLVEGVNLVSKHTKPNAATPNGGIIKKEAALHISNVALIDPKTGATTRVGRKLNADGKLVRVSKKSGEEIK is encoded by the coding sequence ATGAAAAATAAAGTAACTACACCAAAAGTAAAAATCCGTAAAGGAGATTTAGTAAAGGTTATAGCAGGCGATTCAAAGGGCCAACAAGGTACTGTGCTTTCAGTATTAATTTCTAAAAGCAGGGTACTTGTAGAAGGTGTTAACCTTGTATCAAAACATACAAAACCAAATGCTGCTACCCCTAATGGTGGTATCATTAAAAAAGAAGCTGCTCTTCATATTTCTAACGTAGCGCTGATTGATCCTAAAACAGGTGCAACTACGCGCGTTGGCAGAAAGCTTAATGCTGATGGGAAATTAGTTAGGGTATCTAAAAAATCAGGAGAGGAGATCAAATAA